The Ignavibacteriales bacterium sequence AAAATATCTGTGTGCTACATCCGGATTTAGCATCATTTTGCCGTTAATTGGATTTACCCACATAGATAAATCAATGCCGTAAGAAAAAATACGAAGCCCAACTTCGAGCAAAATAAAAAATAGTATTGGGATGGAAATCAATATGATGTAAAAATAAAATGGAGTTTGTTGAACCGGATGTGAATTGAGATACTGCTTGATTTCTTCAATCGGGATATTTAGCTTTTTGGAAATTTCTTCAGCTGAAAATTTTCTTCTTTTTTTTTCAGTAAAATAAATCTGTTTTTTGTTGAGTGTCAATTTAACTCCAGCAGATTACTATTATTAAAATAAACAAAAATGATAAAGAGAAAAAAATGAATTCTTGACTGAAATGTTTTTTATGAGTAGACTGTACATGTAAATAAAGAATAACCTTGAGGGAATAAATGAGCAAGCTTTCAACAATCGGTCAACTCTGGACTTTCTTACGTGAAAGAAAAAAATGGTGGTTGATGCCAATTGTGTTTTTCTTAATTATTCTTGGCGGATTAATAATTTTAACAAAGGGTTCTGCACTTGCCCCTTTTATATATGCAATTTTCTAATTTGTTCAAACGCCACTCTAATTTTTTGAAGCCGCAAAAATTGATAATTTATTCAAAGATCAAAGACGACTGAAATTCTTCAAATCAAATTAATCTTCGCGATTAAAAAGTTGATATGATCAAAAAAACAATTTATTTAATTTTTATTCTTACAGGTATTGTCTCTTCACAAGAAAAAGGAACAATCCGGGGCATCGTAAGAGATTCTACGACATTAGAAGCCTTGGCTTTTGGAAATGTATTAATCAAGGAGGAAGCTATTGGAGCCTCAACAAATAATAAAGGGTACTTTGTTATAAGATCTCTTCCGGCA is a genomic window containing:
- a CDS encoding DUF5989 family protein, whose translation is MSKLSTIGQLWTFLRERKKWWLMPIVFFLIILGGLIILTKGSALAPFIYAIF